Proteins from a single region of Crassaminicella profunda:
- a CDS encoding stage V sporulation protein AE, translating to MKRKVILVTDGDRVAQRAVQRAVTNIGGRCISRSGGNPTPVSGSEIVELIKTAKYDPVVVMVDDKGSPATAEGERALYEIANHPDIEILGVVAVASNTPGVEGIKVDFSISCNGKIVKSSVDKQGLPKKENILYGDTVDIINQCNVPLVIGIGDIGKMDGKDDCEIGAPIITKAMEEILTRSGYFNGSKKEIRGKSKNS from the coding sequence ATGAAAAGAAAAGTAATTTTAGTAACAGATGGAGATCGTGTTGCACAAAGGGCTGTTCAAAGAGCTGTAACCAATATTGGTGGAAGATGCATATCACGTTCTGGAGGAAATCCTACACCTGTGAGTGGTAGCGAAATAGTAGAATTAATTAAAACTGCAAAATATGATCCCGTGGTAGTTATGGTAGATGACAAAGGAAGTCCAGCTACAGCAGAAGGGGAACGAGCACTATATGAAATTGCTAATCATCCAGACATTGAAATCTTAGGAGTTGTGGCAGTGGCTTCAAATACACCAGGAGTAGAAGGAATTAAAGTAGATTTTTCCATTTCTTGTAATGGGAAAATTGTTAAAAGCTCTGTGGATAAGCAAGGGTTACCCAAAAAAGAGAATATTCTTTATGGAGATACGGTAGATATTATTAATCAATGCAATGTTCCTTTAGTTATTGGGATTGGAGATATAGGAAAAATGGATGGTAAGGATGATTGTGAGATTGGTGCTCCCATTATTACAAAAGCAATGGAGGAAATATTAACTAGGAGTGGATATTTCAATGGATCTAAAAAAGAAATTAGAGGAAAATCTAAAAATTCTTGA
- a CDS encoding spore germination protein, translated as MDLKKKLEENLKILDEELGISKSFDVVNREILIANKKACLLFIDGFAKDDIMLYIMKILQNLESKDFRRCIVEKLMKEKIPYLEVEASRDMEQIKFMVLSGALTILIDGEEEAIILDVRTYPARGPEEPDLERVTRGARDGLTETIVFNTALIRRRVRDPNLRFEMTKVGRRSQTDVVVGYIEDIANPKLIEDIKKKLDEVDTDALEMAEKSLEEFILGRNWNPLPQARYTERADVAAAHLFEGHMIIMVDTTPSVMILPVTIFHFTQHAEDYYQNPAVGTYMRWIRLIAMFLSFILPPLWLVLVYNKGILPDWLKFLGPKETGQIPLFLQFLTLEMGIDILRIASIHTPNALTTSLGIIGGLVLSEFAVKVGWFIPETVLYMAIASIGMFATPSIEFSMAIRIFRLILLICTGLFKTIGFFGASLFLFIVILRTKSFGGVSYLWPLIPFNRRGLSTVFFRKPIPEIRYRPDFLKTRDQDCSPPKDTTPE; from the coding sequence ATGGATCTAAAAAAGAAATTAGAGGAAAATCTAAAAATTCTTGATGAGGAATTAGGCATATCTAAAAGCTTTGATGTTGTAAATAGAGAAATACTTATTGCTAATAAAAAAGCTTGCTTATTGTTTATTGATGGCTTTGCAAAAGATGATATCATGTTATATATCATGAAAATTCTTCAAAATTTAGAATCAAAGGATTTTCGAAGATGTATTGTAGAAAAGCTAATGAAGGAAAAAATTCCTTATTTAGAGGTTGAAGCAAGCAGAGATATGGAACAGATTAAATTTATGGTGTTATCGGGAGCTTTGACAATTTTGATTGATGGAGAAGAAGAAGCTATTATACTTGATGTGAGGACGTATCCTGCAAGAGGACCAGAAGAACCAGATTTAGAAAGAGTTACAAGGGGAGCAAGAGATGGATTAACAGAAACCATCGTATTTAATACAGCATTAATAAGAAGAAGAGTAAGAGATCCCAACTTAAGATTTGAAATGACGAAAGTTGGAAGAAGATCCCAAACAGATGTGGTAGTAGGATATATAGAGGATATTGCCAATCCCAAGCTAATAGAGGATATCAAGAAAAAGTTAGATGAAGTTGATACAGATGCTTTAGAGATGGCAGAAAAGAGTTTAGAAGAATTTATATTAGGAAGAAATTGGAATCCTCTACCTCAGGCAAGGTATACAGAAAGGGCCGATGTAGCTGCAGCCCATTTGTTTGAGGGACATATGATCATTATGGTAGATACAACACCTAGTGTAATGATTCTTCCTGTGACCATTTTTCATTTTACTCAACATGCAGAAGATTATTATCAAAATCCTGCAGTAGGGACTTACATGAGATGGATTCGATTAATTGCTATGTTTTTATCTTTTATATTACCTCCACTATGGTTGGTTTTGGTGTATAATAAAGGAATCCTTCCAGATTGGTTAAAATTTTTAGGACCTAAAGAGACGGGGCAAATTCCTTTGTTTTTGCAGTTTCTCACTTTAGAAATGGGCATTGATATTTTAAGAATTGCATCCATACATACACCCAATGCGTTGACTACTTCTTTGGGAATTATAGGAGGATTAGTCTTAAGCGAATTTGCAGTGAAGGTAGGATGGTTTATTCCAGAAACAGTACTATATATGGCCATTGCAAGTATTGGGATGTTTGCAACTCCTAGTATTGAATTTTCTATGGCTATAAGAATCTTTCGATTGATTTTATTAATATGCACGGGACTTTTTAAAACCATAGGATTCTTTGGAGCCTCTTTATTTTTATTCATTGTAATTCTTCGTACAAAATCCTTTGGTGGCGTAAGTTATTTATGGCCTCTTATTCCTTTTAATAGAAGAGGATTATCTACTGTTTTCTTTCGAAAGCCTATTCCAGAAATAAGATATCGACCAGATTTTCTAAAAACAAGAGATCAAGACTGTTCACCGCCGAAAGATACAACGCCAGAATAA
- a CDS encoding penicillin-binding protein 1A yields the protein MTENNEEKSRSSKKKKKKKKISIIRIFILMFLLVTFIGGGALAGWVFAIVKSAEPIDGSDIYTRLDENSFIYDNQGKLIEKVEGDGLRTIVKIDKIPEDLKDAFIAIEDQDFMTHRGINPKRIVKALWEDLKAGAPVQGASTITQQLVKNLYLTNEKSVERKVKEAYYAFQLEQQLLKPQILEAYLNTVYLGGGAKGVQGAAFTYFSKDISELDLAECALIAGITKNPSKYSPLKTLRKEDVDPNKHYIIDDSDEIYTIVYDERYKPRQQLVLKIMKNENKITEEEYQSAMNEDLKTHLKPGKKQVYGISSFFTDKVKSDVIKAIMEQLGKTEEEAKIMLYNRGLRIYSTMDLRIQKILEKEYEDNKNFPGLIAKKDSAGNILAKNRKVLMYKRTNLINNQEQLIIPKGHYQYDPAGNLILFKGKRLNFTSLYENGQIAGVRVSVKDSYTLNAAKEVLMHKGGNLKIPSEYKQYDSNKNVIVSSSFISSNPEFFIKDGSGNLLINKDNYYISDKGVVQPQSAMVIIDPYVGEIKGLVGGREVKGRKLYNRAIEPRQPGSSIKPISIYTPAIDNGWTAATVVDDVPHYDGNGRMWPRNWTKRFDGLSTLRRGVEMSMNVVAVKIGEKIGVQTSIDYLKKFGITSLVEKGRYNDQNLSAVALGGMTKGISPLEMTAAYGALANEGIYIQPKSFTKITDREGNIILENESYKNYVASPGAAFIVTDMMRTTVTSGTARKATLNNKNIQVAGKTGTTSDSYDAWFVGYTPYYVGAVWMGNDLQIELGRAATRGKLYLWKKVMDQVHEGLPGKSFTKPKDVIRISVDTKSGKLPTEFSKLDPRGSTVRSEYFIKGTQPTDYDDVHVQLEVDTSTNKLATPYCPPTLVEKRVFVKRKVPYDPAKNNGIVPGDYKYEAPIEYCPDHNEFNSQPPIDFVPSPSPGENNPLDPENNIPDGTIQPNENEEIIIDSQN from the coding sequence TTGACAGAAAATAACGAAGAAAAATCTAGAAGTTCAAAAAAGAAAAAGAAGAAGAAAAAAATAAGTATTATAAGAATATTTATTCTTATGTTTTTATTGGTTACTTTTATTGGAGGTGGCGCATTAGCTGGATGGGTTTTTGCAATTGTCAAATCTGCTGAACCTATTGACGGTAGCGATATTTACACACGCCTTGATGAAAACTCCTTTATTTATGATAATCAGGGAAAACTCATCGAAAAAGTTGAAGGGGATGGCCTAAGAACCATTGTAAAAATTGATAAAATTCCAGAAGATCTTAAAGATGCTTTTATTGCCATTGAAGACCAAGATTTTATGACTCATAGAGGCATTAATCCAAAAAGAATTGTAAAAGCATTATGGGAAGATCTTAAAGCAGGTGCTCCTGTACAAGGTGCTAGTACAATCACCCAGCAATTAGTAAAAAATCTTTATTTAACCAATGAAAAAAGTGTAGAAAGAAAAGTTAAGGAAGCATATTACGCATTTCAGCTTGAACAACAATTACTAAAACCTCAAATTTTAGAAGCATATTTAAATACTGTATATTTAGGTGGTGGTGCTAAGGGCGTACAAGGCGCAGCCTTTACTTATTTTTCAAAGGATATAAGTGAATTAGATTTAGCAGAATGTGCATTAATCGCTGGTATCACAAAAAATCCTTCTAAATATTCACCATTAAAAACACTTAGAAAAGAAGATGTTGATCCAAATAAGCATTATATTATAGATGATAGCGATGAGATTTATACTATCGTTTATGATGAGAGATATAAGCCTAGACAACAATTGGTTTTAAAAATCATGAAAAATGAAAATAAGATTACAGAAGAAGAATATCAATCAGCAATGAATGAAGATTTAAAAACACATTTAAAACCTGGAAAGAAACAAGTTTATGGCATTTCATCATTTTTTACAGATAAAGTAAAAAGTGATGTTATCAAAGCCATTATGGAACAATTAGGAAAAACCGAAGAAGAAGCAAAAATTATGCTTTATAATCGAGGTCTTAGAATTTACAGTACCATGGATTTAAGAATTCAAAAAATACTTGAAAAAGAATATGAAGACAATAAGAATTTTCCTGGCTTAATAGCCAAAAAAGATAGTGCCGGCAATATCTTAGCAAAAAACAGAAAAGTTTTAATGTATAAGCGTACAAATCTTATTAATAATCAAGAACAACTAATTATTCCTAAAGGACATTATCAGTATGATCCAGCAGGAAACCTTATTCTTTTTAAAGGAAAACGCTTAAACTTTACATCTCTTTATGAAAACGGACAAATCGCAGGTGTACGAGTTTCTGTAAAAGATTCTTATACACTCAATGCAGCAAAAGAAGTTTTAATGCACAAGGGTGGAAATTTAAAAATTCCAAGTGAATACAAGCAATATGATAGTAATAAAAATGTCATTGTAAGTAGTTCATTTATATCATCAAATCCTGAATTTTTCATCAAAGATGGTAGCGGTAATCTACTCATCAATAAAGATAACTATTACATAAGCGATAAAGGTGTTGTACAACCTCAATCCGCTATGGTTATCATAGATCCTTATGTGGGAGAAATCAAAGGTCTTGTAGGAGGTAGAGAAGTTAAAGGTAGAAAATTATATAACAGAGCCATAGAGCCAAGACAGCCTGGTTCTTCTATTAAACCCATATCTATTTATACTCCTGCCATTGACAATGGATGGACAGCAGCTACTGTTGTAGATGATGTTCCTCATTACGATGGTAATGGTCGCATGTGGCCTAGAAATTGGACTAAACGATTTGATGGCTTATCAACCCTTCGACGAGGAGTTGAAATGTCTATGAATGTTGTAGCCGTAAAAATTGGTGAAAAAATTGGTGTTCAAACATCAATCGATTATCTAAAGAAATTTGGCATTACAAGTTTAGTAGAAAAGGGTCGCTACAATGACCAAAATCTATCGGCTGTAGCCCTTGGTGGAATGACAAAGGGAATCAGCCCATTAGAAATGACTGCTGCTTATGGCGCTTTAGCCAATGAAGGAATCTACATTCAACCTAAATCATTCACAAAAATTACAGATCGAGAAGGAAATATTATTTTAGAAAATGAAAGCTATAAAAATTACGTAGCTAGTCCTGGAGCAGCATTTATTGTAACAGATATGATGAGAACAACTGTAACAAGTGGAACTGCACGTAAAGCAACATTAAACAATAAAAATATCCAAGTAGCTGGGAAAACAGGTACCACATCAGATAGCTATGATGCTTGGTTTGTTGGTTATACACCCTATTATGTAGGTGCTGTATGGATGGGAAATGACCTTCAAATAGAACTTGGAAGAGCAGCTACAAGAGGAAAGCTGTATCTTTGGAAAAAGGTCATGGATCAAGTTCATGAAGGACTACCTGGTAAGAGTTTTACAAAGCCTAAAGATGTTATTCGTATTTCAGTAGATACAAAATCTGGAAAACTCCCTACAGAATTTAGCAAGCTTGATCCTAGAGGTTCTACTGTTCGAAGTGAATACTTTATTAAAGGTACACAACCAACAGATTATGATGATGTACATGTTCAGTTAGAAGTAGATACGAGTACCAATAAACTCGCTACTCCATATTGTCCACCAACATTAGTTGAAAAACGAGTTTTCGTTAAAAGAAAAGTCCCATACGATCCTGCAAAAAATAATGGCATCGTACCAGGTGACTATAAATATGAAGCACCTATTGAATACTGTCCTGATCACAATGAATTTAATAGTCAGCCACCAATAGATTTTGTTCCATCTCCTTCACCTGGAGAGAATAATCCTTTAGATCCTGAAAATAATATACCAGATGGAACCATTCAACCAAATGAAAATGAAGAAATCATCATTGACTCTCAAAATTAA
- a CDS encoding uracil-xanthine permease family protein has product MSENILREANVKTKKDTIGLDSVKKVILALQHLVAMFGATVLVPMLTGLDTSVALVAAGVGTLLFHLVTKGKVPVFLGSSFAFIPVILTVKEMYHGDLTYAQGGIIIAGALYVMTSFIVKKIGVDKIKRFLPAQVVGPMIMVIGLNLVPVAYGMAKSNLIVAAITLCVALTITLKGKGFSKQLSILIGVVVGYLVSMKMGIVDMSVMKEIPVVAIPSFTFPKFEIGAIAIIAPVVLAVFMEHIGDITTNGQVVGQNFIEDPGLNRTLLGDGLATLFAGFIGGPANTTYGENTGVLAITKNYDPSILRLAAVFAILLGFVAKIGGFLRTIPVPVMGGISLMLFSMISLIGVKTIKNEKVAFNMKNIIVMVAILILGLGAAYIEKYTGVAIAIPITASVKISGLSLAAIVGVVLNVVLNGTKK; this is encoded by the coding sequence ATGTCAGAAAATATATTAAGAGAAGCTAATGTAAAAACGAAAAAGGATACAATAGGATTAGACTCAGTAAAAAAAGTAATATTAGCACTTCAACATTTGGTTGCTATGTTTGGAGCAACAGTTTTAGTGCCTATGCTTACAGGACTTGATACATCTGTAGCATTAGTGGCAGCTGGAGTAGGAACATTGTTATTCCATTTAGTAACAAAAGGAAAAGTACCTGTATTTTTAGGGTCATCATTTGCATTCATCCCAGTTATTTTGACTGTTAAAGAAATGTATCATGGAGATTTAACTTATGCACAAGGCGGAATTATTATAGCAGGAGCATTATATGTAATGACATCTTTTATCGTAAAAAAAATAGGTGTTGATAAAATAAAAAGATTTTTACCAGCTCAAGTAGTAGGGCCAATGATTATGGTAATCGGTTTGAATCTTGTACCTGTAGCCTATGGCATGGCAAAAAGTAATTTAATTGTAGCTGCAATCACCTTATGTGTAGCATTAACCATTACATTAAAAGGAAAGGGATTTTCAAAACAATTATCTATCTTAATAGGTGTAGTGGTAGGATATTTAGTTTCTATGAAAATGGGAATTGTGGATATGAGTGTTATGAAAGAAATACCAGTTGTGGCAATACCAAGCTTTACATTTCCTAAATTCGAAATAGGAGCCATTGCCATTATAGCACCAGTAGTTCTTGCAGTTTTCATGGAGCATATAGGTGATATTACAACAAATGGACAGGTAGTAGGACAAAATTTCATTGAAGACCCAGGTTTAAATCGTACTCTTTTAGGAGATGGACTTGCAACATTATTTGCAGGGTTTATAGGGGGACCAGCAAATACTACTTACGGAGAGAATACAGGGGTTTTAGCAATTACAAAAAATTATGATCCTTCTATATTAAGACTAGCAGCAGTATTTGCAATCCTTTTAGGATTTGTTGCTAAAATTGGAGGATTTTTAAGAACCATCCCAGTACCAGTAATGGGTGGAATCAGTTTGATGCTTTTCAGCATGATTTCATTAATCGGTGTAAAGACAATAAAAAATGAAAAAGTAGCATTTAACATGAAAAATATAATTGTTATGGTAGCTATTTTAATACTAGGGCTAGGCGCTGCATATATTGAAAAATATACTGGTGTAGCTATTGCAATCCCTATAACGGCATCAGTTAAAATATCTGGTTTAAGTCTTGCAGCAATAGTAGGGGTAGTATTAAATGTAGTATTAAATGGAACAAAGAAATAA
- a CDS encoding metal-dependent hydrolase → MNGKTHMLFGSVASLYLLPKLGYEPALTTTAAALIGSLIPDMDHPKAKINQKILPMKNRVGKVLFYCSIGGFLLYRYGLDNRLTFALAIILILIGLSQHRSFTHSILGMGSIASIAFFVLKNTLPLQIILSFIIGLISHLVGDFMTIAGIELFYPLSNKKYRFILTISSGNMAETFICIFFIYLIVSFFIQNGFSMNFIYSIFNIFH, encoded by the coding sequence ATGAATGGTAAAACACACATGCTATTTGGTTCTGTAGCCAGTTTATATTTACTTCCAAAATTAGGTTACGAACCTGCACTTACAACAACAGCAGCAGCTTTAATAGGATCTTTGATTCCTGATATGGATCATCCCAAAGCAAAGATCAATCAAAAAATTCTTCCTATGAAAAATAGAGTCGGTAAAGTTCTATTTTATTGCAGTATTGGAGGGTTCCTACTTTATCGATATGGCCTTGATAATCGTTTAACTTTTGCTTTAGCCATTATATTAATCTTAATTGGCTTATCTCAACACAGGAGTTTTACTCATAGTATTTTAGGCATGGGTAGCATAGCTTCTATTGCCTTTTTTGTTCTCAAGAATACTCTCCCCCTGCAAATTATTTTATCCTTCATCATCGGCCTTATTTCCCATCTAGTGGGAGATTTTATGACCATTGCAGGCATTGAGCTTTTTTACCCTTTAAGTAATAAAAAATATCGGTTTATACTAACGATTTCTTCTGGAAATATGGCAGAGACTTTTATTTGCATATTCTTTATCTATTTAATTGTAAGTTTTTTTATACAAAATGGTTTTTCCATGAATTTTATTTATAGCATTTTTAATATATTCCATTAA
- a CDS encoding metallophosphoesterase family protein, producing MINFKKLFYFLIGSVYIPEELLNTREKILLHISDTPANFFSVLNFLISKLQPDYIIHSGDLVDNIKLEIYPYRLDEYKKKVPQLIKILENSSAKKIYLALGNHDDEEVVNNITNRSKIIEKSDIINLEDLEIKITHFPDEIKKSSSQYNLFGHDLTINSKIEDDKIYLNGILAINVILLESKRIFTLPYPYGTDDSRLGKFKIGF from the coding sequence TTGATAAATTTTAAAAAGCTTTTCTATTTCTTAATCGGTAGCGTCTATATTCCGGAAGAATTATTAAATACTAGGGAAAAAATACTCCTTCATATATCAGATACTCCGGCAAATTTTTTTTCTGTATTGAATTTTCTAATATCAAAATTGCAACCAGACTATATTATCCATTCTGGCGATTTGGTGGATAATATCAAGCTGGAAATCTATCCTTATAGACTAGATGAATATAAGAAAAAAGTACCTCAACTCATTAAGATATTAGAAAATTCTTCTGCTAAAAAAATTTATTTAGCTTTAGGAAATCATGACGATGAAGAAGTTGTTAATAATATAACAAATCGAAGCAAAATTATAGAAAAAAGTGATATAATTAATCTTGAAGATTTGGAAATAAAAATCACTCATTTTCCTGATGAAATAAAAAAATCTTCATCACAATACAATTTATTTGGTCATGATCTTACAATCAACAGTAAGATAGAAGATGACAAAATTTATCTTAATGGAATTTTAGCCATAAATGTCATTTTACTTGAGAGCAAAAGGATATTTACTTTACCTTATCCCTATGGTACAGATGACAGTCGATTGGGCAAGTTCAAAATTGGATTTTAA
- a CDS encoding class II SORL domain-containing protein — MNQLGQMIKIGDWKGEKHVPIIHAPEKIQAEALTEIKVSIGDAIKHPNTMEHHISWFKLFFLPENGKFPIELGTFEFRAHGENNIFDEPCVSTYVKFKNSGTLYALSYCNLHGLWESSKEIVVA, encoded by the coding sequence ATGAACCAATTAGGACAAATGATAAAAATTGGAGATTGGAAAGGTGAAAAGCATGTACCCATCATTCATGCTCCTGAAAAAATACAGGCGGAAGCATTAACAGAAATTAAAGTTTCTATTGGCGATGCAATTAAACATCCTAACACAATGGAGCATCACATTTCATGGTTTAAGCTATTCTTTTTACCTGAAAATGGGAAGTTTCCTATCGAATTAGGTACTTTTGAATTTAGAGCTCATGGTGAAAACAATATTTTTGATGAACCATGTGTATCTACCTATGTAAAATTCAAAAACTCTGGAACTCTTTACGCATTAAGCTATTGTAATCTTCATGGATTATGGGAAAGTTCAAAAGAAATTGTTGTTGCGTAA
- a CDS encoding prolyl-tRNA synthetase associated domain-containing protein, producing MDKEQKVYDLLEELKIAYDIYEHKPIFTIEEANQLNIDIPGSHCKNLFIRNRKGNQHYLVILMDSKKVDLKSLSKQISSTNLSFASEERLLKYLNLTPGAVTPFGLMNDNEKHVEVLVDKDLIDSEYICFHPNVNTATISIAYKDFEKFLRWCENKVFYVEIP from the coding sequence ATGGATAAGGAACAAAAGGTATATGATCTTTTAGAAGAATTAAAAATAGCCTATGATATATATGAACATAAACCGATTTTTACAATTGAAGAAGCTAATCAGTTGAATATAGATATTCCAGGTAGTCATTGTAAAAATCTTTTTATTCGAAATAGAAAAGGAAATCAACATTATCTTGTAATTTTAATGGATTCAAAAAAAGTAGATTTAAAAAGCTTATCAAAGCAAATTAGCAGTACAAATTTAAGCTTTGCTTCAGAAGAAAGATTACTAAAATATTTAAATCTTACACCAGGCGCTGTTACGCCTTTTGGACTTATGAATGATAATGAAAAGCATGTAGAGGTTCTAGTGGATAAAGATTTAATAGATTCAGAGTATATTTGTTTTCATCCTAATGTAAATACAGCAACCATTTCTATAGCCTATAAGGATTTTGAAAAATTTTTAAGGTGGTGCGAAAATAAAGTTTTTTATGTAGAAATACCATAA
- a CDS encoding ABC-ATPase domain-containing protein: MELLRKKLNQIDGRGYKAYKDIQGTYKGEAFLLHIDHVQADPFASPSRIRVEFSKDIVKFEERFYETKYRKIAFEDFFAREAAKNIQSYSTNKSGSGKSGLILIDAPSQEILQRTAVKIDHQKIEFRLSLGLPARGRTILGKQAIKLLCDHIPHLLKKAVFEYNKKQLINHLELTDQQQTIRKFLNENKYICFLGNGSILPRESGISNKPLNNDEVVPFVSPSSLEIEIPIPHSEPIRGMAIPEGITLIVGGGYHGKSTLLKAMERGIYNHILGDGREYVITNPTAFKIRAEDGRRVEKVNISPFINNLPFNKDTTRFSTEDASGSTSQATNIVESLEMGSKVLLIDEDTSATNFMIRDGRMQELVGKEKEPITPFIDKARQLYENHKVSTILVIGGSGDYFHIADRIIMLDEYKAIDVTKKGKDIAKRFEHIRKTEGGKDFGEISHRIIKNQSFNASRGKKEKVDAKGLHTIIYGTSNIDLSFVEQLIDPSQTRAIALMIKYLSKNLVDNTTPLSVLIEKLYAQIEKNGLEVISPYTGKHPGNLALPRKFELSAAINRLRTLKVK, from the coding sequence TTGGAACTTTTAAGGAAAAAATTAAATCAAATAGATGGCAGAGGCTATAAAGCCTACAAAGATATTCAAGGTACCTATAAAGGAGAAGCTTTTCTTCTTCATATAGATCATGTTCAAGCAGACCCTTTTGCCAGTCCATCTCGTATAAGAGTTGAATTTTCAAAGGATATAGTAAAATTTGAAGAAAGGTTTTATGAAACAAAATATAGAAAAATTGCCTTTGAAGATTTTTTTGCTAGAGAAGCAGCTAAAAACATTCAATCTTATAGTACAAATAAAAGTGGTTCTGGAAAGAGTGGATTAATCTTAATAGATGCACCAAGTCAAGAAATTCTACAAAGAACTGCTGTCAAAATCGATCATCAAAAAATAGAATTTCGTCTATCTCTTGGACTTCCAGCAAGGGGTAGAACCATTTTAGGCAAACAAGCTATAAAGCTTCTTTGTGATCATATTCCTCATTTACTAAAAAAAGCTGTTTTTGAATACAATAAAAAACAACTCATAAATCATTTAGAATTAACAGATCAACAACAAACTATTCGAAAATTCTTAAATGAAAACAAATATATTTGTTTTCTAGGAAATGGTTCTATTTTACCGAGAGAAAGTGGTATTAGCAACAAACCTCTCAACAATGATGAGGTAGTTCCCTTTGTATCTCCGTCTTCTTTAGAAATTGAAATTCCCATTCCCCACAGTGAACCCATAAGAGGTATGGCCATTCCAGAAGGAATTACCCTTATTGTTGGAGGAGGTTATCATGGAAAAAGTACATTATTAAAAGCAATGGAGAGAGGGATTTACAATCACATCCTTGGTGATGGACGAGAATATGTAATTACTAATCCTACTGCCTTTAAAATAAGAGCAGAAGATGGAAGAAGGGTTGAAAAGGTAAATATATCTCCTTTCATCAATAATCTTCCATTTAATAAGGATACCACAAGATTTTCTACAGAAGATGCCAGTGGAAGTACTTCTCAAGCTACAAATATTGTTGAAAGTTTAGAAATGGGAAGCAAAGTTTTACTCATTGATGAAGATACTAGTGCTACAAACTTTATGATTCGTGATGGTCGCATGCAAGAATTAGTGGGAAAAGAAAAGGAACCTATCACTCCTTTTATCGATAAAGCAAGACAATTATATGAAAATCATAAAGTTTCTACTATTTTAGTCATTGGTGGATCTGGAGATTATTTTCATATTGCAGACCGTATTATTATGCTAGACGAATACAAAGCTATAGATGTAACAAAAAAAGGAAAAGATATTGCAAAAAGGTTTGAACATATAAGAAAAACAGAAGGGGGAAAAGATTTCGGAGAAATTTCTCATCGCATCATCAAAAATCAAAGCTTTAATGCCTCTAGAGGAAAAAAAGAAAAAGTTGATGCAAAAGGACTTCATACCATCATCTACGGAACAAGTAATATTGATCTATCCTTTGTAGAACAATTAATAGATCCTAGTCAAACCCGTGCCATTGCTCTTATGATAAAATATTTATCAAAAAATTTGGTAGATAACACTACTCCCCTTTCAGTTCTTATTGAAAAACTATACGCACAAATTGAGAAAAATGGACTAGAAGTAATTTCTCCATACACGGGAAAACATCCTGGAAATCTAGCACTTCCTCGAAAATTTGAATTATCTGCAGCAATCAATCGTCTGCGTACTCTTAAGGTAAAATAA